atgggctcctcctggacccgtttccacttgaaaaaGGCTCCACGTGGCATCCTGcgcttactggtttttcctggcatcaccactcagccctggtagcatctgctgtaccggattatgaagcccatgtaagtgcgacatgcgttctcttcacttctgacaggaatctagaacagcgtccatgtcctgctgcgcagcaactaaatcaggggctgtgtaagtcctcagtagccattcaaatcttcagacctcctccctgccggatcctggttgaagaggaagctactagaaacttccacctctgcttatataccttctacatggctgtaaacatgaccaatgaatgagaaggaatcaaagcatccctgcataggccaaccatcctatcccccttttctcattggtccaagaaggcccaatcctgggaagtagaaatacacagaaatacatcagtcactcaggctttataactgaaataaactttaaaacatcattaaattcaaagtgctataaagttaaccatgcttaaaaaaatgacatattgccgtatttgctcgattataagatgaccccccaaaatctgaatattagtttaggaaaaaaagaaaaagcctgaatgtaagacgaccctgtaggaaaaaagttttcctagtaaatgttaattcatgtaaactatgtaaacctttttttttttcaataaaatctatgtttgagaacaatatttttttgtgtttatttccttttattttccaacctgccctccagttatgaacatctgcccccaggcttgccactcctatatggcactgtggcccatgatatgccttttaagcctccaaatgccactgtgccccatgatatgccttttaaccctctatatgctactgtgccccatgatatgccttttgaccccttatgtgccactcttcctccagaaatgccttatacccctatatgccactctggcatttaggggtttgaaaggcatattatggggcagagtggcatatagggaggtataaggtatttcaggaggcagagtggtgtatagagggttaaaaggcatctctggaggcagagaggcattaagggggttaaaggcatcatagagcactctgcctacagaaatgctttatgccccccatttaacccccacacacacacacacttaacggtgcttccgattccctgctgtgtagtcgctgcagcgggtagacgtctacgcaattcgcaacttccgctgcagccggaaggagatgcggttagcagcgggggttgtctgcgtccatagcgCAGGTTGTCTGCCTGTAGTACCATAACACAAAGAcctgtatacaaaaatattggttttatctAATATTGTCCCATTATACccccttttatctgcagaccgacattgccagtcatgtgatatttagggTGCCTTCCCTGCTCAAGCAACACACTGAGCTGACTCCTAGAGCCACGATAATGGAATCCTTTTTTCCCACAGGCTATATTAGTCAGAGCTCCAGAGCTGAGTGATTGAGACAGAGCCATTCTAACGTTTACCACGGGCAGTATTATAGAGGAACAGGCTGTTTGTTTAGTAGACCAGACAAAAACGACAGACCAAGGACGGATAAACTGATACTagcaacaaaaatgtgtttaacaATCTGCAGAAGCAGAAATATTTAAACCTATCAAGGGGGGCTCTATGATCTCACctcaaaaaatcttctttcaaTTTCAGGGTTTTTCCCAGTGGTTCTTTGTTCGTAACAGCACAGGATACAAGTCTCCAGGCTACAGAGATCTTTAAGGGTCTTCAGCAGCAGACACAAGGACtgtattaataacaaaaataaacaggtttACATGTGTTGATAATGACAGAATTTCAATATACCTGGTGAGatcatgaaataaaattgaTGTAAGTCTTTGATTGGTCCATTGGTGAGACAGAGTTAAGTCCAAGACTTATGTCTTTATCCCTACTCCCCTAGCATACCGCCCAGTGgcccttacaatacatatacagattTTATACATTACCCTAATGAGGGAACTACTCACAGGACggacataataaacatatagcAAATAACATTCAGGGGTGTCACAGCACCAAGGTGGGCACATATGATACACACTATTCTAATACCTGAACCAGCCTGATTGCAGCAGGTTAATGCAgtaagaacatttaaacatgaGTCCCATAGGTATAGGCCTACCCAAAACCAAGATCAAGAATTGAGTCTTTAACACCAGGAggggacccccccccaaaaaaaaccccagcagattagatgggctaaatggaACATATCTGCCATCACATTTCCATTTTAGACAAGATCTCTTTTGAGCCATGTAATAAATACGGAAGCACCCGCACCTCTTCATAGTATATGCAGTCCGCCATCAAAATGTAGTTAGGTGAAGGCAGGAACTCTGTGACATCCTCACCCCTGAAGAAGAAAACATATCCCCAAGTATTAACAAcatgattaattatttaaaggcgAATCATATCCTAGTAAAGAGAACCTATTGCCACCAAGCCGAGATATACAAACCATTTTAGTACCTTCGCTCGGCAGCTACCGGTGATTAGATCCTTGTTGCTTTCAATGTTCACGTTCATCAAGTCCTTCAAGTCTTCAAGATCCGTCAACGTGACGTCTGCcctgtacagaaaataaattgtacTTAGAATGAAAGAATAGTCGTGCCAAGTAAAAGATCAAAAGCATAGAATCATCAATGGATATTTTGgagctaaaaggaaaaaaaaaatctgcttttagAATATTATCATGGCGGGTGGGAAATGGGCAGCAGCGTCCGATATTCTGAGTACATACAAAACAGGGGCATCCGTGAGGAAAGAGGGAAGCAGGAATTTCGGGACACTTGGTAGGTATGCGTTGGAAGTCATGCTGTAGTGTTTTATAAGGGAGCaggccatattttttatgtactgaatgaatctataaatgtatatcCACGTACACACAGGCACCTATATAACCTATATGTATTGATTATGCCaagttaatgaaaaaacataacTTGGTTTCATTCATATTTCTAAAAGGGTTATAAAATTATAGTTGAGATTTATTACTCTCCTCATAAAGAATATATCagtcatttatttacattgtgtGGCACCAGATCTGCCACTTACCCGAGGGTTGCCGCCATGATCCCCACAATGCCGGTGCCAGACCCCAGCTCCAGAACCGATCTCCCCCTCAGCTTATGGAATCCAGGGCCCACAAACTCCTCGCCCTCCAGGAACTTGGATAGTACGATAGCGGCGTCCCACACCACGCAGCCTACGTCTCCGGAGCTCAGCTGCTGAATCGCCAGAACCGTCCCATCACTGCGCTCCAGCTTCCGCAAAAACATTGCCCTCGGGTCCGTCACGACAGGCCAAACCCCTCAGGTGCCCGCGTCCTCACTGTGCCAGCATTGACGCCCACAAAGCCCAAACAGCTGCTAGTTCCTACCCAGTAGGACTCTAAAGAGGTTGTCAGATCATGTGACTGATCACATGGTACAAAGTACTGCCGGAAACCGGAGACTGAAATGAGTGGAAATGCATTGAACTGATAGCGCGCCGGTGTCCGTTCGGGAGGGGGGATGTGTCTCTGGCGTCCGCTCGGTGTGTCTCTGGCTGTCACTGGCGTCTGCCCGGTGTGTGTGTCCGTCTGTCTGTGGCGTCCGCTCGGTGtgtctgcctgtctgtctgcctgtctgtctgtctctgctcggtgtgtctgtctgtctctggcgcCCGCTCGGTGACTGACACTTGCACAATGTGTACTGTATacgagaatataatatataataataaagcaacagCCACGTTTCATATTAGAATTGCTCACGGATATGTAAATGCACATAACATGGAATGCACTTGGAACTGAAATTAAAATCCGTTTTTCTCTTAATATGTTTAAAGCGTTTTCTTCTTTATAAAAGCGTCTCTATCGCACTCTGCCGCCACTGTGTGTTTAACAGCCATGCACAGGGTACAATATCCAAGAAAGGCTGCATTGGCCACGCAGGGTTAAGATCCTATAAATCCAGGATGGGTGGAAGAAAACTTATAAAAAGGCAAATTGGTACCAAAGATCAACACAATATTAttgtcataaatatatatataaacgggtAAATTATACTGCGTGagagaaaaaaattctaatcGACAatgttgaatcgattttatggaatataaaattagggttttttcagagcaaatgctctgaaaaatacacttcgtcttataatcagaccttgaTTAGTGGTTGGATAATaatacagcgctgcaggggacccggatcctcctctctgacagccggcaggtgtctgtgcgatgcgcgcagacatcctccactACTGTCGTCGACTTCCGgccgggcttctatgatggagcaccagtgtGACATGACCATataaggggtaaaaggcatatttggggggcagaggggcatatctggggtcagagtggcatataggaggttataaggcatgtcaggggggcacagtggaatatcaggggatataaggcatatatctatatctgggggaataatgcataatgcatCTTCCTGATTTCTCtaaattaaagctgctgttctacTTAGACATTTTCCccaactatataaatataactatatacattCTCTAAatacttatattattatgtactactataatttacatgttaaataaacattttcttgttttagtaTAATATACCGTTTGTAGTTTATTGTTGAAACTGTAGTTATTTCaccaaaataaattgtgttctGTGCTCATAAACAAGGTGGAAAACAAATAGGACAGAAGCACACAGGGACTGATATGAAACAAGTAAACTAAAacttttatcattaatacatttttattgcattaaaaagaaagcttAGCAGTCCAGCATAACTGCTACTTTGCAAGGCTATTGAATTCCACATGACTGTTTACAGCATTGATAGGTttatgatgtcactgtgacacacCCATTTCCCACTACAGTTTTGGCATGGTGGTGCATCATCTCCATGGTAACAGGTCAATTGTTGTGTCATagctttgtgatgtcacacattcTAAGTGTATGCATTAGGGGATCACGAGCCCAGACAATCACTCTATTACTGAGAGCAGCGATTGTAGGTCACGTTTGGACCAACTGACTTATTCTGAGTTATTAACCCAGAAATTCTAGCTTACAAGCCAATCTTTTGTAGCAACTCCCTGTAGTTGTTATACTGCAGGACTATTGCTATTACTCATCTGTTGCGCATCCACTCCTCATCTCATTGTAACGGGTATGTTagggatttttgtttcattttactaatggataaaaacaccaaaatcaCTCATAACATCAAACAAGGAGCATACACCCCGTGCACCATTAAGGGACAGGGTTATTGTACGAGTTTTtcctatttctttctttaacagttatttctgtttttctcaGTTAGTCTACCCactcaaattatatatacattttgggggGCAAGTAGGGATTACCGTTTGTCTGTAGCTTCTTGTCGAAGCTGTAGTCATTAAACCAAAATACATTGTGTTCTGGGTTCATAAACAAGATGGACAACAAATAGGACAGAAGCACACAGGGACTGATATGAAACAAGTAAACTTAAACTTTCATCATTAATACCTTTtcattgcattaaaaagaaagcttAGCAAGCCAGCATAACTGCTACTTTGCAAGGCTATTGAATTCCACATGACTGTTTACATCATCACCATGGTAACTGGTCAATTGTTGTGTCATagctttgtgatgtcacacattcTAAGTGTATACATTAAGGGATCACGAGCCCAGACAATCACTCTATTACTGAGAGTAGCGATAGTAGGTCACGTTTGGacaaactgacttattctgAGTTATAAACACAGAAATTCTAGCTTACAAGCCAATCTTTTGTAGCAAATCCCTGTAGTTGTTATACTGCAGGACTATTGCTATTACTCATCTGTTGCGCATCCACTCCTCATCTCATTGTAACGGGTATGTTagggatttttgtttcattttactaatGGATTAAAACACCAAAATCACTACACGACTTAAACAGCTATGTTCCCATTTCTCAGTTCGTGTACGCACatgaattatatacattttttttggacaagTAGGGATTTTCTCAAAattcatattcatatatgtgaagcaatttctttatgaaataaagttttatatataaaagatatataaaatgaacaattaccaaacattttattgcttAACATATCCCTAATTTACAAATCACCCTAGAttcctgtttcatttttttttaacaccttcCTTTCCATATCTAAAACATTCCCTACTAAGTACCATACtaaccatataaaataaaaaaaaaaattaaatatagtaaaaaaaacccgtTCACAATCACTGAGAGCCGAGACAAAGGCAATGCTTGCAAGCATCACCTTTGTCTTTTGACTttttccatgcatgtgattggctgtagcaTGGAAGATCTGCCATTGATTGACGGCTCTGATCGGGGagccatcagcagcagtgccccccCCATGCTCTTGTTGATCTCGTTGATGTGGGAGCGATTTAACCGCTtatgtaccaggtacatcatgagTTCTGTGCTACCATCTTTTCATGACGTACATCATTGGTCACATGGGAGTAAACCTAAAgcaattttatgtatattatgttgAAAGTTTCTTTTGTGTTAGTTTTCAGTAGAAACGATGTCTTCGTATTCTGTGAAATATGTCCGTCTCCGGAACGGACAAAATTTgtccaatatttttgtttttggaaatcccattcgtCTGTCTGGTTGCAAAGAAATAAACGCCCAGAAGAAA
This sequence is a window from Spea bombifrons isolate aSpeBom1 chromosome 2, aSpeBom1.2.pri, whole genome shotgun sequence. Protein-coding genes within it:
- the LOC128474792 gene encoding protein N-lysine methyltransferase METTL21D-like, which codes for MFLRKLERSDGTVLAIQQLSSGDVGCVVWDAAIVLSKFLEGEEFVGPGFHKLRGRSVLELGSGTGIVGIMAATLGADVTLTDLEDLKDLMNVNIESNKDLITGSCRAKVLKWGEDVTEFLPSPNYILMADCIYYEESLCLLLKTLKDLCSLETCILCCYEQRTTGKNPEIERRFFEVRS